The Sinomonas sp. P10A9 genome includes a window with the following:
- the trpA gene encoding tryptophan synthase subunit alpha, whose translation MSKVADAIEKARGEARAALVGYLPAGYPSVQESIDAAIALARNGVDIIEIGIPYSDPVMDGSVIQAATTEALAKGFRVASVFDVVKAVTDATADLGTAVLVMTYWNPVMRMGVDEFSRRLVEAGGSGLITPDLVPDEAAEWFEASDKYGLDRVFLVAPSSSPERVAMTVAATRGFTYAVSLMGVTGARTAVDSAARHVVEAARAAGAPRVCVGLGVSTSEHVREIGSYADGVIVGTAIVSALREGGPEAVGRLAAELSSGLKRTTAAGA comes from the coding sequence GTGAGCAAGGTCGCCGACGCCATCGAGAAGGCCAGGGGCGAGGCCCGCGCAGCCCTCGTGGGGTATCTCCCTGCGGGCTATCCGAGCGTCCAGGAGAGCATCGACGCCGCGATCGCACTCGCCCGCAACGGCGTGGACATCATCGAGATCGGTATTCCCTACTCTGATCCGGTGATGGACGGGAGCGTCATCCAGGCAGCGACGACCGAGGCCCTCGCGAAGGGCTTCCGCGTCGCGAGCGTCTTCGACGTCGTCAAGGCCGTCACGGATGCCACGGCCGACCTCGGAACCGCCGTGCTCGTCATGACGTACTGGAACCCCGTCATGCGGATGGGCGTCGACGAGTTCTCGCGGCGGCTCGTCGAGGCGGGCGGCTCCGGCCTCATCACCCCGGACCTGGTCCCGGACGAGGCGGCCGAGTGGTTCGAGGCGTCGGACAAGTACGGCCTTGACCGGGTGTTCCTGGTCGCGCCTTCCTCTTCCCCCGAGCGCGTGGCAATGACCGTCGCCGCGACGCGCGGCTTCACGTACGCCGTGTCCCTCATGGGGGTCACGGGTGCCCGCACCGCGGTGGACTCCGCGGCGCGCCACGTGGTCGAGGCGGCCCGTGCCGCAGGCGCCCCCCGGGTGTGCGTGGGGCTCGGCGTATCGACCTCAGAACATGTTCGCGAGATCGGGTCCTACGCCGACGGCGTCATCGTCGGAACGGCCATCGTGAGCGCCCTGCGTGAGGGGGGTCCCGAGGCTGTCGGCCGGTTGGCCGCGGAACTCAGCTCCGGCCTCAAGCGCACGACGGCGGCCGGGGCCTGA
- the lgt gene encoding prolipoprotein diacylglyceryl transferase, with translation MALTFVAGVSATMAIPSPVWSGFDIPLPWGTLRIHAYALCILAGIVVALWLTARRWKARGGNTDAIWDIAIWAIPAGIIGGRLYHVFTSPDRYFGPGYNGTGDLSAIPRIWEGGLGIWGAVVLGAAGAWIGCRRAGVRLTAFMDAAAPGLLLAQAIGRWGNYFNQELFGGPTTLPWGLEVDPGSPNFPAGYAPGTLFHPTFLYEMVWNAVGVIILLLLDRRFRFRGGRLFWLYAVYYTLGRVWIEALRIDDAQMITIAGVTARLNVWTSILVFVGALVVLVALTLRRSRESDIVWLPGRGPANEVDVSGGDQSADGTAPEGGAEAEGGAEADEGVEADASSTSTDAPKPLTDAPKPAKDPSHHGRAD, from the coding sequence ATGGCTCTGACGTTCGTGGCCGGTGTGTCGGCGACGATGGCGATCCCGAGCCCCGTCTGGTCCGGCTTCGACATCCCGTTGCCTTGGGGCACTCTGCGGATCCATGCCTACGCGCTCTGCATCCTCGCGGGCATCGTCGTGGCGCTGTGGCTCACGGCGCGGCGCTGGAAGGCCCGCGGCGGCAACACCGACGCGATCTGGGACATCGCCATCTGGGCGATTCCCGCCGGAATCATCGGCGGCCGGCTCTACCACGTGTTCACCTCGCCGGACCGGTACTTCGGCCCGGGCTACAACGGGACGGGCGATCTGAGTGCGATCCCCCGCATTTGGGAAGGCGGCCTCGGCATCTGGGGCGCCGTCGTGCTCGGAGCCGCGGGCGCATGGATCGGCTGCCGCCGCGCGGGAGTCCGCCTCACGGCCTTCATGGACGCCGCGGCCCCGGGACTGCTTCTGGCCCAGGCCATCGGCCGTTGGGGCAACTACTTCAACCAAGAGCTCTTCGGCGGCCCCACGACCCTGCCGTGGGGACTTGAGGTCGACCCCGGGAGCCCGAACTTCCCCGCTGGGTATGCGCCCGGTACTCTCTTCCACCCGACGTTCCTCTATGAGATGGTGTGGAACGCTGTCGGCGTCATCATCCTGCTCCTCCTCGACCGCCGATTCCGATTCCGCGGGGGACGCCTGTTCTGGCTGTACGCCGTGTACTACACGTTGGGGCGCGTGTGGATCGAAGCCCTGCGTATCGATGATGCCCAGATGATCACGATCGCGGGGGTGACCGCACGCCTGAATGTGTGGACGTCCATCCTCGTGTTCGTCGGCGCGCTCGTCGTCCTGGTCGCTCTCACGCTGCGACGCAGCCGAGAGAGCGATATCGTCTGGCTGCCGGGCCGCGGCCCTGCCAACGAGGTCGACGTGAGCGGGGGCGACCAGTCTGCAGACGGCACCGCTCCGGAGGGCGGCGCTGAGGCGGAGGGCGGCGCTGAGGCGGACGAGGGGGTTGAGGCGGACGCTTCGAGTACCTCGACGGATGCGCCGAAGCCCCTGACGGATGCGCCGAAGCCCGCGAAGGACCCGTCACATCACGGCCGGGCTGACTGA
- the gltB gene encoding glutamate synthase large subunit: MTHHTQGAAETVSERVLSPFERFSALPSSQGLYNADAEKDACGLAIVATLRGEAGHDIVDAALHALRALEHRGAVGADEGTGDGAGLLTQIPDGFYREVVDFELPAAGQYAVGIAFLPTEDREVATARAGIESLAEAEGLTVLGWRKVPVVAELVGAMARACMPRFEQPFFASASGEELDRNDLDRRAWRIRKRAQNKHGVYFPSLSARTIVYKGMLTTAQLEPFYPDLSDARFATKLAIVHSRFSTNTFPSWPLAQPFRTIAHNGEINTVKGNRNWMRARQSQLKSPLLGDAPEELFPICTPGASDSASFDEVAELLWLSGRPITHSIMMMIPEAWENHVSMDPARRAFYEYHSLLMEPWDGPAAVSFTDGTLVGATLDRNGLRPCRYWVTEDGLVVFASEVGVVDVEPANVVKKGRVSPGKMFVVDTEAGRIVDDEEVKAEIAGTNPWAEWLTDNVIRLDELPEREHVVHTPQSVNVRQRTFGYTQEELRILVGPMARTGAEPLGAMGTDTPVAVLSKRPRLLFDYFVQSFAQVTNPPLDAIREELVTSLNGAIGPNGNLLNTERVKERQVILPFPVINNDQLAKIANMEAPATAEHSGNAGDRISVKIRGLYRPEGGEAALRARLTEICEQVSGAINRGVQYIVLSDRDSNAQWAPIPSLLLLSAVHHHLLRSANRTKTALVVEAGDVREVHHVAVLLGYGASAVNPYLAMESVEELIRSGELPGVRPEDGVYNLIKGLGKGVLKIMSKMGISTVASYCGAQTFEALGLSQDLVDEFFAGTRSQLGGIGLDVIAAEVAARHEMAYPSTGIEQPHRPLLNGGEYQWRRDGEPHLFNPETVFRLQHSTRERRYDVFKSYTQGIDDQSKNLMTLRGLLKFKDGVRPALPIDAVEPVASIVKRFSTGAMSYGSISKEAHETLAIAMNRLGAKSNTGEGGEDVDRLLDPSRRSAVKQVASGRFGVTSLYLTNATDIQIKMAQGAKPGEGGQLMAQKVYPWVARTRHSTPGVALISPPPHHDIYSIEDLAQLIYDCKRANPSARVHVKLVSEVGIGTVAAGVTKAKADVVLVSGHDGGTGASPLNSLKHAGVPWELGLAETQQTLMLNGLRNRVVVQVDGQLKTGRDVVIAALLGAEEFGFATTALVVSGCIMMRVCHLDTCPVGVATQNPELRARFTGKPEFVVNFFEFIAEEIRELLAQLGFRSIEEAIGHTEVLETRAAIDHWKAEGLDLSPILAGLDFDEDAPLRNMTGQNHELEKHFDVQLIELASDALAERTPVKISLPVVNTDRSVGTMLGYNVTKKFGIETLGTDTIDVTLTGTAGQSLGAFLPAGITLRLFGDSNDYVGKGLSGGRIIVRPDRTNVFPAEHNVIAGNVIGYGATGGELFLRGQVGERFLVRNSGATAVVEGIGDHGCEYMTGGQALILGRTGRNFGAGMSGGTAFVLDLKPGRVNKQALDSGELQLIELDDEDRDIVRNLLVKHVEETDSAHAQRLLDNFDDTAARITKVLPRDYAAVLQTRLGALEEGLDPDGEEVWSRILEVTGG; this comes from the coding sequence ATGACTCACCACACCCAAGGCGCCGCCGAGACTGTGTCCGAGAGGGTGCTCTCGCCCTTTGAACGCTTCTCCGCTCTGCCTTCCTCTCAAGGCCTGTACAACGCCGACGCCGAGAAGGACGCGTGCGGCCTTGCGATCGTCGCAACACTGCGCGGCGAGGCCGGGCATGACATTGTCGATGCGGCACTGCACGCGCTGCGCGCCCTTGAGCACCGTGGCGCCGTCGGCGCCGACGAGGGCACGGGCGACGGCGCGGGCCTCCTCACGCAGATCCCTGACGGCTTCTACCGTGAGGTCGTCGACTTCGAACTGCCCGCTGCGGGCCAGTATGCCGTCGGCATCGCGTTTCTGCCTACCGAGGACCGCGAAGTGGCAACCGCCCGCGCAGGCATCGAGTCGCTCGCCGAGGCCGAGGGCCTCACCGTTCTGGGCTGGCGCAAGGTTCCTGTTGTCGCCGAGCTCGTCGGGGCGATGGCGCGCGCGTGCATGCCCCGCTTCGAACAGCCGTTCTTCGCCTCGGCCTCGGGCGAGGAGCTGGACCGCAATGACCTCGATCGCCGCGCCTGGCGTATCCGGAAGCGCGCTCAGAACAAGCACGGCGTGTACTTCCCGTCGCTGTCCGCGCGCACCATCGTGTACAAGGGCATGCTGACGACCGCCCAGCTCGAGCCCTTCTACCCGGACCTCTCGGACGCCCGCTTCGCGACCAAGCTCGCGATCGTCCACTCCCGCTTCTCGACGAACACGTTCCCCTCGTGGCCGCTCGCCCAGCCGTTCCGCACGATTGCGCACAACGGCGAGATCAACACGGTCAAGGGCAACCGCAACTGGATGCGTGCGCGCCAGTCCCAGCTCAAGAGCCCTCTCCTGGGCGACGCTCCCGAGGAGCTCTTCCCGATCTGCACCCCGGGAGCATCCGATTCGGCCTCGTTCGACGAGGTTGCCGAGCTGCTGTGGCTCTCGGGTCGTCCGATCACCCATTCGATCATGATGATGATCCCCGAGGCGTGGGAGAACCACGTCTCGATGGATCCCGCCCGCCGGGCGTTCTACGAGTACCACTCGCTCCTCATGGAGCCGTGGGACGGCCCCGCGGCCGTGTCCTTCACCGACGGCACCCTTGTCGGCGCAACCCTTGACCGCAACGGGCTGCGCCCCTGCCGCTACTGGGTCACCGAAGACGGCCTCGTGGTGTTCGCCTCGGAGGTTGGCGTCGTCGACGTCGAGCCCGCCAACGTGGTCAAGAAGGGCCGCGTCTCGCCGGGCAAGATGTTCGTCGTCGACACCGAGGCCGGCCGAATCGTCGACGACGAGGAGGTCAAGGCCGAGATCGCGGGCACGAACCCGTGGGCCGAGTGGCTCACGGACAACGTGATCCGCCTCGACGAGCTCCCCGAGCGCGAGCACGTGGTGCACACCCCTCAGTCGGTCAACGTCCGCCAGCGGACCTTCGGGTACACGCAGGAGGAGCTGCGCATCCTCGTCGGCCCGATGGCACGCACGGGGGCCGAGCCCCTCGGCGCCATGGGCACCGACACTCCGGTCGCAGTGCTGTCCAAGCGCCCCCGCCTCCTGTTCGACTACTTCGTGCAGTCCTTCGCCCAGGTGACGAACCCGCCGCTCGACGCGATCCGTGAGGAACTCGTGACGAGCCTCAACGGCGCGATCGGCCCGAACGGCAACCTCCTGAACACCGAGCGGGTCAAGGAGAGGCAGGTCATCCTGCCCTTCCCGGTCATCAACAACGACCAGCTCGCGAAAATCGCCAACATGGAGGCGCCAGCCACGGCGGAGCACAGTGGGAACGCGGGCGACCGCATCTCCGTCAAGATCCGCGGGCTCTACCGTCCTGAAGGCGGAGAGGCCGCTCTGCGCGCGCGCCTCACCGAGATCTGCGAGCAGGTCTCGGGCGCGATCAACCGCGGCGTCCAGTACATCGTGCTGTCCGACCGCGACTCGAACGCCCAGTGGGCGCCGATCCCCTCGCTCCTGCTGCTCTCTGCGGTCCACCACCACCTCCTCCGCAGCGCGAACCGCACGAAGACCGCGCTCGTGGTCGAGGCGGGCGACGTGCGCGAGGTGCACCACGTCGCCGTCCTGCTCGGCTACGGAGCCTCGGCCGTCAACCCGTACCTCGCCATGGAGAGCGTCGAGGAGCTCATCCGTTCCGGAGAGCTCCCCGGCGTGCGTCCCGAGGACGGCGTCTACAACCTCATCAAGGGCCTCGGCAAGGGCGTCCTGAAGATCATGTCCAAGATGGGCATCTCCACGGTCGCGTCCTACTGCGGCGCGCAGACGTTCGAGGCGCTGGGCCTGTCCCAGGACCTCGTGGACGAGTTCTTCGCCGGAACCCGCAGCCAGCTCGGCGGCATCGGCCTCGACGTCATCGCTGCCGAGGTTGCGGCACGGCACGAGATGGCCTACCCGTCCACGGGCATCGAGCAGCCTCACCGACCGCTCCTGAACGGCGGGGAGTACCAGTGGCGCCGCGACGGCGAGCCGCACCTGTTCAACCCTGAGACAGTGTTCCGCCTCCAGCACTCCACCCGCGAACGCCGGTACGACGTCTTCAAGTCGTACACGCAGGGAATCGACGACCAGTCGAAGAACCTCATGACGCTCCGGGGTCTGCTGAAGTTCAAGGATGGCGTGCGTCCTGCCCTCCCGATCGACGCCGTCGAGCCCGTCGCGAGCATCGTCAAGCGCTTCTCGACGGGTGCGATGAGCTATGGGTCGATCTCGAAGGAAGCCCACGAGACGCTCGCCATCGCGATGAACAGGCTCGGGGCCAAGTCGAACACGGGTGAGGGCGGCGAGGACGTCGACCGCCTCCTCGACCCGTCGCGCCGATCGGCGGTCAAGCAGGTCGCCTCGGGCCGTTTCGGCGTCACGAGCCTCTACCTGACGAACGCCACGGACATCCAGATCAAGATGGCGCAGGGTGCCAAGCCGGGCGAGGGCGGACAGCTCATGGCCCAGAAGGTCTACCCGTGGGTGGCCCGGACGCGTCACTCGACGCCGGGTGTCGCCCTCATCTCGCCGCCGCCGCACCACGATATCTACTCGATCGAGGACCTCGCGCAGCTCATCTACGACTGCAAGCGCGCCAACCCGAGCGCACGCGTGCACGTCAAGCTCGTCTCCGAGGTGGGCATCGGCACGGTTGCCGCAGGCGTGACGAAGGCGAAGGCCGACGTCGTGCTCGTTTCGGGGCACGACGGCGGAACGGGCGCCTCGCCGCTGAACTCGCTCAAGCACGCTGGAGTCCCCTGGGAGCTCGGCCTCGCCGAGACGCAGCAGACCCTCATGCTCAACGGCCTTCGGAACCGCGTTGTCGTCCAGGTCGACGGCCAGCTCAAGACGGGACGAGACGTTGTCATCGCGGCCCTGCTCGGGGCCGAGGAGTTTGGGTTCGCCACGACCGCACTCGTGGTCTCGGGCTGCATCATGATGCGCGTGTGCCACCTGGACACCTGCCCGGTCGGCGTCGCGACCCAGAACCCCGAGCTGCGCGCGCGCTTCACGGGCAAGCCCGAGTTCGTGGTGAACTTCTTCGAGTTCATCGCCGAGGAGATCCGTGAGCTCCTCGCCCAGCTGGGGTTCCGCTCGATCGAAGAGGCGATCGGCCATACCGAAGTCCTCGAGACGCGCGCGGCGATCGACCACTGGAAGGCCGAGGGCCTCGACCTGTCGCCGATCCTCGCAGGCCTCGACTTCGACGAGGATGCGCCGCTGCGGAACATGACCGGCCAGAACCACGAGCTCGAGAAGCACTTCGACGTGCAGCTCATCGAGCTCGCCTCGGACGCGCTGGCCGAGCGCACCCCGGTGAAGATCAGCCTCCCGGTCGTCAACACCGACCGCTCGGTCGGAACGATGCTCGGCTACAACGTCACGAAGAAGTTCGGCATCGAGACCCTCGGAACCGACACGATCGACGTGACGCTCACCGGCACCGCGGGCCAGTCCCTCGGGGCGTTCCTGCCGGCCGGCATCACGCTGCGCCTCTTCGGCGACTCGAACGACTACGTCGGCAAGGGCCTCTCGGGCGGGCGGATCATCGTCCGGCCGGACCGCACCAATGTGTTCCCCGCCGAGCACAACGTCATCGCCGGCAATGTGATCGGGTACGGTGCCACGGGCGGCGAGCTGTTCCTGCGGGGACAGGTCGGCGAGCGGTTCCTGGTCCGCAACTCGGGTGCGACGGCCGTCGTGGAGGGAATCGGCGACCACGGCTGCGAGTACATGACCGGCGGACAGGCCCTCATCCTCGGACGCACGGGCCGCAACTTCGGCGCAGGCATGTCCGGGGGCACGGCCTTCGTGCTCGATCTCAAGCCGGGACGCGTCAACAAGCAGGCGCTCGACTCGGGCGAACTGCAGCTCATTGAGCTCGACGACGAGGACCGCGACATTGTGCGCAACCTTCTCGTGAAGCATGTCGAGGAAACCGACTCCGCGCACGCGCAGCGGCTCCTCGACAACTTCGATGACACCGCGGCCAGGATCACCAAGGTCCTCCCGCGTGACTATGCAGCTGTGCTGCAGACCCGTCTGGGCGCCCTCGAGGAGGGCCTCGACCCGGACGGGGAGGAAGTTTGGTCTCGCATCCTGGAGGTGACCGGTGGCTGA
- a CDS encoding glutamate synthase subunit beta, giving the protein MADPRGFLKVRQRETQPRRPVPVRIMDWKEVYEARQEGTILARQAARCMDCGVPFCHHGCPLGNLIPEWNDLTRRGKGQDASERLHATNNFPEFTGRLCPAPCESACVLGINQPAVTIKQIEVSIAEQAFDEGWVEPLPPARLTGKTVAVVGSGPAGLAAAQQLTRIGHTVAVYERDDRIGGLLRYGIPDFKMEKDVIDRRVAQMQAEGTRFRTGVGVGKDVSWDQLRRRYDAVVIATGATVPRDLPIPGRHLGGVHYAMDYLVQSNHASAGDTVTDQIDARGKHVVILGGGDTGADCIGTAHRQQAASVTTLAIGKQPPTERPAHQPWPMFPNLFEVATAHEEGGVRTYLASTVEFVGENGKLAGLKVAETEFVDGKRVPKAGTEQIIPADLVFLALGFTGAEPAGISDQVKASFDERGNVARDGDYMTEIPGIFVAGDAGRGQSLIVWAIAEGRAAAAAVDRHLMGSTTLPAPVAPSDRAITVL; this is encoded by the coding sequence GTGGCTGACCCACGCGGATTTCTGAAAGTCCGGCAGCGTGAGACGCAGCCGCGGCGCCCCGTTCCCGTCCGCATCATGGACTGGAAGGAGGTCTACGAGGCCAGGCAGGAGGGCACCATCCTCGCCCGGCAGGCCGCGCGCTGCATGGACTGCGGCGTGCCGTTCTGCCACCACGGGTGCCCGCTCGGCAACCTCATCCCCGAGTGGAACGATCTGACGCGTCGCGGCAAGGGCCAGGACGCCTCCGAGCGCCTGCACGCGACCAACAACTTCCCGGAGTTCACCGGTCGCCTGTGCCCGGCCCCGTGCGAGAGCGCCTGTGTGCTCGGCATCAACCAGCCGGCCGTGACGATCAAGCAGATCGAGGTTTCGATCGCTGAGCAGGCGTTCGACGAGGGATGGGTGGAGCCGCTCCCGCCGGCCCGCCTCACGGGCAAGACGGTCGCGGTGGTCGGCTCGGGGCCCGCGGGACTCGCGGCGGCGCAGCAGCTCACCCGCATCGGCCACACCGTCGCCGTCTACGAGCGGGACGACCGCATCGGCGGCCTCCTCCGCTATGGCATCCCCGACTTCAAGATGGAGAAGGACGTCATCGACCGGCGCGTGGCCCAGATGCAGGCCGAGGGCACGCGCTTCCGCACCGGAGTCGGCGTCGGCAAGGACGTCAGCTGGGATCAGCTGCGGCGGCGCTACGACGCTGTCGTCATCGCGACCGGGGCAACCGTGCCGCGTGACCTTCCGATCCCCGGTCGCCACCTCGGCGGCGTCCACTACGCGATGGACTACCTCGTGCAGTCCAACCACGCGTCCGCGGGGGACACCGTGACGGACCAGATCGACGCGCGCGGCAAGCACGTGGTGATCCTCGGCGGCGGCGACACGGGAGCCGACTGCATCGGCACCGCGCACCGCCAGCAGGCTGCCTCGGTGACGACGCTCGCGATCGGCAAGCAGCCGCCCACCGAGCGCCCGGCCCACCAGCCCTGGCCGATGTTCCCGAATCTCTTCGAGGTCGCGACCGCCCACGAGGAGGGCGGGGTGCGCACGTACCTCGCCTCGACCGTGGAGTTCGTGGGGGAGAACGGCAAGCTCGCAGGGCTCAAGGTCGCCGAGACCGAGTTCGTCGACGGCAAGCGTGTTCCCAAGGCAGGGACGGAGCAGATCATCCCTGCCGATCTCGTCTTCCTCGCCCTCGGCTTCACAGGCGCCGAGCCCGCCGGCATCTCGGATCAGGTCAAGGCCAGCTTCGATGAGCGCGGCAACGTGGCCCGGGACGGCGACTACATGACGGAGATTCCCGGGATCTTCGTGGCGGGCGACGCCGGTCGTGGCCAGTCGCTCATTGTCTGGGCCATTGCCGAAGGCCGTGCGGCCGCTGCGGCGGTGGACCGGCACCTCATGGGCTCAACGACACTGCCGGCGCCGGTCGCGCCGTCGGACCGGGCTATCACGGTCCTCTGA
- the pyk gene encoding pyruvate kinase, protein MRRAKIVATFGPAISSYENTVAVIEAGVDVARMNMSHGDYSVHDGTYENVRKAAAELGKAVGIMADLQGPKIRLGRFVDGPHLLAVGDVFTITTDDVPGTKDICSTTLKSLTEDVRVGDTLLIDDGKVALLATAVDDVKVVTEVTVAGTVSNNKGINLPGVAVNVPALSEKDEADLRWALKRGVDFIALSFVRDASDVDRVHEIMDEEGRRVPVIAKIEKPQAVDQLHEIIDAFDAIMVARGDLGVELPLEQVPLVQKRAIELARRWAKPVIVATQVLESMIENPRPTRAEASDCANAVLDGADAVMLSGETSVGAYPIETVKTMARIIESTEEHGLERVPPLGSQPKTRGGAITRAAVAIADQLDAKYICTFTQSGDSARRLSRLRPQKPIFAFTPLTSTLNILSLCWGIQPRMVDFAAHTDQMIAQVDDYLLHAGLATPNDIVVVAAGSPPGVAGSTNALRVHKVGDLADAGQMLEGAAAPVREQIGPWPLPTEPRRQKL, encoded by the coding sequence ATGAGACGCGCGAAGATCGTGGCCACGTTCGGTCCGGCCATCTCCAGCTACGAGAACACCGTCGCTGTCATCGAGGCGGGGGTGGATGTGGCCCGCATGAACATGAGCCACGGCGACTACTCGGTGCATGACGGCACCTACGAGAACGTCCGCAAGGCGGCCGCCGAGCTCGGCAAAGCCGTGGGCATCATGGCCGACCTCCAGGGCCCCAAGATTCGCCTCGGCCGGTTTGTCGACGGCCCGCACCTGCTTGCCGTCGGCGATGTCTTCACCATCACGACCGATGACGTTCCGGGCACCAAGGACATCTGCTCGACGACACTGAAGAGCCTCACCGAGGACGTCAGGGTGGGAGACACCCTTCTCATCGACGATGGAAAGGTCGCGCTGCTCGCGACCGCGGTTGACGACGTGAAGGTCGTCACCGAGGTCACGGTGGCCGGCACGGTGTCCAATAACAAGGGCATCAACCTGCCCGGTGTCGCCGTGAATGTCCCCGCGTTGAGCGAGAAAGATGAGGCCGACCTCCGCTGGGCTCTCAAGCGCGGCGTCGATTTCATTGCGCTCTCGTTCGTGCGGGATGCGAGCGACGTCGACCGAGTGCACGAGATCATGGACGAGGAAGGTCGCCGTGTGCCGGTGATCGCCAAGATCGAGAAGCCCCAGGCGGTGGACCAGCTCCACGAGATCATCGACGCGTTCGATGCGATCATGGTGGCCCGTGGCGACCTCGGCGTGGAGCTTCCGCTCGAGCAGGTCCCGCTCGTGCAGAAGCGCGCGATCGAGCTTGCACGCCGCTGGGCCAAGCCGGTCATCGTGGCGACCCAGGTGCTCGAGTCCATGATCGAGAACCCCCGCCCGACGCGCGCCGAAGCTTCCGACTGCGCGAATGCTGTGCTCGACGGCGCGGATGCGGTCATGCTCTCGGGCGAGACGAGCGTTGGCGCCTACCCCATCGAGACCGTGAAGACGATGGCGCGGATCATCGAGTCCACCGAGGAGCATGGCCTCGAGCGCGTACCGCCGCTCGGGTCCCAGCCGAAGACGCGAGGTGGTGCGATCACCCGTGCCGCCGTCGCGATTGCGGACCAGCTCGACGCCAAGTACATCTGCACGTTCACGCAGTCCGGTGACTCGGCGCGTCGCCTGAGCCGCCTCCGGCCGCAGAAGCCGATCTTCGCGTTCACCCCGCTGACCTCGACGCTGAACATCCTCAGCCTCTGCTGGGGGATCCAGCCGCGGATGGTGGACTTCGCTGCGCATACCGATCAGATGATCGCGCAGGTCGACGACTACCTCCTCCACGCCGGTCTCGCTACGCCGAACGATATCGTCGTGGTCGCCGCCGGCTCGCCGCCTGGGGTCGCGGGATCGACCAACGCCTTGCGCGTCCACAAGGTCGGGGACCTCGCCGACGCCGGGCAGATGCTCGAGGGTGCGGCAGCCCCGGTCCGCGAGCAGATCGGTCCTTGGCCGCTGCCCACCGAGCCCAGGCGCCAGAAGCTCTAA
- a CDS encoding ANTAR domain-containing response regulator: MADEKTDTSAPTRRVIVAEDETLIRLDIIEILRGEGYDVVAEADNGQRAVELAEQLKPDLVLMDVKMPIMDGITAAEKIVKARIAPVVLLTAFSQKELVERARDAGAMAYVVKPFTPNDLLPALEIALSRHEEIKALESEVTDLKEQFATRKLVERAKSLLITKMGLTEPEAFRWIQKTSMDRRLSMREVSETIINQVT; encoded by the coding sequence CTGGCCGATGAGAAGACGGACACCTCTGCGCCAACGCGCCGCGTCATCGTGGCCGAGGACGAGACTCTCATCCGTCTCGACATCATCGAGATCCTCCGCGGGGAGGGCTACGACGTCGTCGCCGAGGCCGACAACGGGCAGCGCGCCGTCGAGCTCGCCGAGCAGCTCAAGCCGGACCTCGTGCTGATGGACGTCAAGATGCCCATCATGGACGGCATCACGGCCGCCGAGAAGATCGTCAAGGCGCGCATCGCTCCCGTCGTGCTCCTGACCGCCTTCAGCCAGAAGGAACTCGTCGAGCGCGCCCGCGACGCCGGTGCGATGGCCTACGTCGTCAAGCCGTTCACGCCCAACGACCTCCTCCCCGCCCTCGAGATCGCGCTCTCGCGCCACGAGGAGATCAAGGCCCTCGAGTCCGAGGTCACGGACCTCAAGGAGCAGTTCGCCACGCGCAAGCTCGTTGAGCGCGCCAAGAGCCTCCTCATCACGAAGATGGGCCTCACGGAGCCCGAGGCATTCCGCTGGATCCAGAAGACGTCGATGGACCGCCGGCTGAGCATGCGCGAGGTCTCGGAGACCATCATCAACCAGGTCACCTGA